One region of Arthrobacter sp. StoSoilB22 genomic DNA includes:
- a CDS encoding SMP-30/gluconolactonase/LRE family protein, with the protein MLGEGILWDDRTQEIVWVDILKGAINRGMLLDDEVTVKSTVTLDGYVGAVALSEDGGMIAAGTRSLISISAEGAVSTGPDLLGDRTDVRWNDGAVDPHGRFVVGSLSLKDPDRQEILLRIAPDGRREVLRSGISLSNGVAFSPDDQTIYHVDSLTGTVSSHSYGPGDFDQHEAWTTVIADFEGIPDGLTVDANGNLWIAEWGVGAVRQFTPDGTVLKEVNVNAAQTTCPGFVGVNLDVLAITSATTGLAHPERDESGFLHLANPGATGRQTPRWAGSTRSPYWNP; encoded by the coding sequence ATGCTAGGGGAAGGCATCCTCTGGGACGACCGAACCCAGGAAATCGTGTGGGTCGACATCCTCAAGGGAGCCATCAACCGGGGAATGCTCCTTGATGACGAAGTCACAGTTAAATCAACAGTCACCCTTGACGGCTATGTGGGGGCAGTAGCCCTTTCCGAGGACGGCGGAATGATCGCCGCAGGAACTCGTTCGCTGATCTCAATCTCAGCTGAGGGAGCGGTCTCCACCGGGCCGGATCTTCTGGGCGACCGGACTGACGTCCGATGGAACGACGGCGCAGTGGATCCTCACGGACGTTTTGTTGTTGGATCCCTTTCATTGAAAGATCCTGACAGACAGGAAATTCTTCTCCGAATTGCTCCAGATGGCCGTCGCGAGGTTCTTCGTTCAGGGATCTCCCTGTCCAACGGAGTAGCTTTCTCCCCCGACGACCAAACTATTTATCACGTCGACAGTCTCACTGGGACGGTCAGCTCGCATTCATATGGTCCAGGAGACTTTGACCAGCATGAAGCCTGGACCACTGTAATTGCCGACTTTGAAGGGATTCCCGATGGGCTTACAGTCGACGCCAACGGCAACCTTTGGATTGCTGAGTGGGGCGTCGGTGCCGTGCGTCAATTTACGCCCGACGGTACCGTTCTGAAAGAAGTGAATGTAAACGCCGCCCAGACAACGTGTCCTGGCTTCGTGGGGGTAAACCTCGATGTACTCGCCATCACTTCAGCTACCACCGGGCTGGCGCATCCCGAACGCGATGAATCCGGCTTCCTGCACCTTGCGAACCCTGGTGCTACTGGCCGTCAAACACCGCGCTGGGCAGGATCGACTCGGTCCCCTTACTGGAACCCCTAG
- a CDS encoding IclR family transcriptional regulator, with the protein MSEQREEEKLVGADRVLAVLIDLAGHPQGATLDEMAQRLQSSKPTVHRALSSLRRAGLADQVSRGVYALGDEFIRLAFRHHAAKPDAIRIEPALQKLARQYGETAHFAVLSGTDVVYRAKVDPAVGSVRLTSEVGGRNPAHRTAVGKMLLSHELHSEAELVEWLRGQPLEARTPSSITTVPALWAELEATRNRGYAVDDQENEIGLNCVAVLADLGTSQMGAVSVSALAFRLPLEKLIAEVPTIRAIVNETRGIPAA; encoded by the coding sequence ATGAGCGAGCAACGCGAGGAAGAGAAGCTAGTTGGAGCCGATCGAGTGCTGGCTGTGCTCATAGATCTCGCGGGCCACCCCCAAGGGGCTACCCTGGATGAGATGGCTCAGAGGCTGCAAAGTTCCAAGCCGACCGTCCACAGGGCACTTTCCTCGCTTCGCCGAGCCGGCCTGGCGGATCAGGTGTCTCGCGGAGTTTACGCGTTAGGCGACGAGTTCATCCGCCTGGCCTTCCGCCATCATGCCGCTAAACCTGATGCGATACGCATCGAACCTGCGTTGCAGAAGCTGGCGCGGCAGTATGGGGAGACCGCACATTTCGCAGTTCTGTCGGGTACCGACGTCGTATACCGCGCCAAAGTAGACCCGGCTGTAGGTTCTGTCCGCTTGACCTCAGAGGTGGGGGGGCGCAACCCCGCCCACCGAACGGCCGTGGGCAAGATGCTCCTAAGTCATGAACTGCACAGTGAGGCGGAACTGGTGGAGTGGCTGAGAGGTCAACCCCTGGAGGCTCGGACCCCCAGTTCCATCACCACCGTCCCCGCACTTTGGGCTGAGCTTGAAGCGACCCGCAACCGCGGCTACGCCGTCGACGACCAGGAAAATGAGATCGGATTGAATTGTGTCGCAGTCCTGGCTGACCTCGGAACGTCCCAAATGGGAGCCGTAAGCGTCAGTGCTCTGGCTTTTCGGCTCCCACTCGAGAAATTGATTGCTGAAGTCCCCACAATTCGAGCTATCGTCAATGAGACGCGGGGCATCCCAGCCGCCTAG
- a CDS encoding alcohol dehydrogenase catalytic domain-containing protein, translating into MRAFIVTGPGEAEVQDIEAPRAGPGQVVVDVSRVGVCGTDIELFTGEMAYLKEGFAAYPIQLGHEWCGTIAAVGEGVSSELVGRRTTGDTMLGCGSCRRCRTGRHHVCDLRYEVGVRNGWPGALAEQLAVPANSLHLLPDSVDDTAGAMVEPGGNALRAVQAANLQPGDRVLITGAGTIGLLTGMFAMAAKAEVHLLGRSASSLEFARTFGFAGVWSGADLPDLPYDAVIDASNARTLPAEAVRLVEPGKRVVFVGLSGAPSHVDTRDLALKDVTAVGILGASAGLAETIRRFADGSVDPRPLVHSTVGLGGLVEGFTGKRSPQAGNGPKLHVDPRLP; encoded by the coding sequence GTGGATGTCAGCCGCGTCGGCGTGTGCGGCACAGACATTGAGCTCTTCACTGGCGAAATGGCATACCTCAAAGAAGGATTTGCAGCCTATCCTATCCAGCTTGGCCATGAGTGGTGCGGGACCATTGCCGCCGTCGGTGAAGGAGTAAGCAGCGAGCTTGTGGGAAGGAGAACCACCGGCGACACGATGCTCGGCTGCGGTTCCTGCCGTCGATGCCGGACAGGAAGGCATCACGTCTGCGACCTACGCTACGAAGTGGGAGTCCGGAACGGTTGGCCAGGGGCGTTGGCGGAGCAGCTTGCAGTGCCTGCGAACTCTTTGCATCTACTCCCCGATTCTGTCGATGACACTGCCGGGGCCATGGTCGAACCCGGTGGAAACGCGCTGCGCGCCGTTCAGGCAGCCAATCTTCAACCCGGAGACCGCGTGCTCATCACGGGCGCTGGCACGATTGGCCTCCTGACTGGGATGTTTGCCATGGCAGCGAAAGCGGAGGTTCACCTCTTGGGACGGTCTGCATCTTCACTCGAGTTCGCCCGGACTTTTGGCTTCGCGGGTGTTTGGTCAGGAGCTGATCTTCCTGATCTGCCCTACGACGCGGTCATCGATGCCTCCAACGCGCGCACACTCCCCGCCGAGGCAGTCAGACTTGTGGAGCCCGGCAAACGGGTGGTCTTCGTGGGTTTGTCCGGGGCTCCGAGCCACGTCGACACCCGTGATTTAGCCTTGAAGGACGTCACTGCAGTTGGAATCCTCGGAGCGTCAGCTGGCCTAGCCGAAACCATCAGGCGTTTTGCTGACGGTTCCGTTGACCCCCGGCCCCTGGTTCACTCCACGGTCGGGCTTGGAGGACTCGTTGAAGGATTTACCGGCAAGAGGTCGCCGCAGGCCGGCAACGGCCCCAAACTCCACGTTGATCCGCGACTGCCCTAG